From the Tissierellales bacterium genome, one window contains:
- a CDS encoding TetR/AcrR family transcriptional regulator, whose product MSRPQRTADEIRSVKMNIILKTIELFQREGIESISARKIGKEVGMTAANLYNYFENMEEIIYEVQEHCLNSFTGFMEKNSGKSGNAKEDLKNVFIAYINFGIENPDMYKLLFGTNTEMFLKNKRHGMKGQLIITPESVIDTMKQFTTDDKSLETATYQLYIIAHGVVDSVNNGIMKNLVGEQDAFLKEFIDKIVATYTK is encoded by the coding sequence ATGAGCAGACCACAAAGAACTGCGGATGAGATTCGTTCTGTCAAGATGAATATCATTCTAAAAACAATTGAATTATTTCAAAGAGAGGGTATTGAGTCAATCAGCGCTCGCAAAATTGGTAAAGAAGTTGGCATGACTGCAGCTAATCTTTACAATTACTTTGAAAACATGGAAGAAATCATTTATGAGGTGCAAGAGCATTGCTTAAATTCTTTCACTGGTTTCATGGAGAAAAACTCTGGCAAATCTGGAAATGCTAAAGAAGATCTTAAGAATGTTTTCATCGCTTACATCAACTTTGGTATTGAAAATCCAGATATGTACAAATTACTTTTCGGTACAAATACTGAAATGTTCTTAAAGAATAAGCGTCATGGTATGAAGGGTCAATTAATCATCACTCCAGAGAGTGTTATCGATACTATGAAGCAATTCACTACTGATGACAAATCATTAGAAACAGCAACTTACCAACTTTACATCATCGCACACGGTGTTGTTGATAGCGTTAATAACGGTATCATGAAAAACTTAGTTGGTGAGCAAGATGCATTCTTAAAAGAATTTATTGACAAAATTGTTGCAACTTATACTAAATAA
- a CDS encoding CvpA family protein produces the protein MTINGLSIVDIMIVVIILVSAVEGLFRGFIVLTLNFLSYIIALVVAKLYYPVLANFMMNSTDLFGDLRKALEKYVGELFSQGGTNHIINGMNLPDGIKEGARAQVQSGMIAQTPSVSHGVVELFFNLVSIILIFVAVKFLIFVVSKILDSAAQLPILKQMNKFAGVIVGGIKGVMLVYVLCLIMTPFVTFAPEGTIAMAINESTLGPTFYYDNLIWKFFNSIGDSVWTF, from the coding sequence ATGACGATTAATGGTTTATCGATAGTTGACATCATGATAGTAGTTATAATACTTGTAAGTGCAGTAGAAGGGTTATTTAGAGGCTTTATAGTACTTACACTTAATTTTTTAAGTTATATAATAGCATTAGTAGTAGCAAAGCTTTATTATCCGGTACTGGCAAATTTCATGATGAATTCGACTGATTTATTTGGAGATTTAAGGAAAGCGCTTGAAAAATATGTCGGAGAGCTATTTTCACAGGGGGGAACAAACCATATTATTAATGGTATGAACTTGCCAGATGGAATAAAGGAAGGAGCTAGAGCACAGGTGCAAAGTGGTATGATAGCCCAAACACCTAGTGTTTCTCATGGAGTTGTGGAGCTCTTCTTCAACTTAGTTAGTATAATACTAATATTTGTGGCAGTAAAATTTTTGATATTTGTAGTTTCGAAGATACTAGATAGCGCAGCACAATTGCCAATACTTAAACAGATGAATAAGTTCGCAGGTGTTATAGTTGGAGGAATAAAGGGAGTAATGCTAGTATACGTATTATGCCTTATAATGACACCATTTGTTACATTTGCACCAGAAGGGACAATAGCTATGGCTATAAATGAATCCACTTTAGGACCGACATTTTATTATGACAATTTGATTTGGAAGTTTTTTAATAGTATAGGAGATTCAGTCTGGACATTTTAA